The Drosophila simulans strain w501 chromosome 3R, Prin_Dsim_3.1, whole genome shotgun sequence genome contains the following window.
TAAAACCCTCCACTAAGAAACATTTGCCATCCGATTTCAATTTGTCAATGGGCAGAAACTTGCATCTTTTGtggaaaattctttttataacaatttatataatttatttaaatacgatcTTTTTAACGCTCAATGATAGAGTTGGCTAAGAAGttcacaaaatattaaaataaataagctgcGGTTAATGCATATtatgaaatacaaataaaaaagacaaaaaaaccGGATGGCCATAAAACCCATTTAATAGCTGCGATTAAATCTCAGCGTATGCAGTATAATGGCTTCTTCTGAAGGTAAAATTAGCCttccattaaaaataaacacatcaAGTTTTAAAAGTCcgaattaaagttaatttaaaagttgATATTGGAAAATATCGATAACTAAGGCATTCTGCTTTACAGACATTATGGTAATTGGAGATTGTGTCCCATACTAATATAGAACCATCGAGAatggaaataattatttgttacaaggtaaaaaaaaagctctttatttatttaaataagatttatttttgcttcATTTGTAAGTTCGCCGCAGTCTGCGGATCATCTCAAACTAGTTTCGCTAACTTGGAAATAACTGGCATTAAAAGATTCGGGTTACTTGGCTAcggaatgttttttttttcaggtaCATAAACGAGTTTATATCCGGACTACATCTACATGGAGAGTGGTTCATCTGATCACTTCGTCTTCCACCATCCGGACTGACCACCGTAGCCACCAGCGTAACTGCCTCCGTAGCTGCCGGAACTCCAGCCACCTCCACCGTATCCACCTCCGTAGCCGGATCCGGAATCGGTGATcactttaataattttgacAGTGCTGCCACCTCCGTATCCACCTCCGTAGCCACCTCCGTAGCCACCTCCATAGCCACCTCCGTAGCCACCACCGTGTCCACCTCCGTAGCCACCTCCGTAGCCACCTCCGTAGCCACCTCCGTAGCCACCTCCGTATCCTCCGCCGTAGCCACCGCCAGCTCCGGAATCGGTAATCACTTTAATGACCTTCACGGTGCTCTCGCCTCCATAGCCACCACCTCCGTAGCCGCCGCCGTAGCCACCACCGTATCCGCCGCCAtagccaccgccaccaccgcccTTGAGCAGACTGAGGAGACCGGCGTTGGCGGTTGCCAGGATGGCTGCCAGAGCCAGAAGACATACAAATACCTGTAGGATATCAGTTTGTGTTTAATCCTTTCAAGAATCATTTTCTCA
Protein-coding sequences here:
- the LOC27209243 gene encoding ctenidin-1, giving the protein MKVFVCLLALAAILATANAGLLSLLKGGGGGGYGGGYGGGYGGGYGGGGYGGESTVKVIKVITDSGAGGGYGGGYGGGYGGGYGGGYGGGYGGGHGGGYGGGYGGGYGGGYGGGYGGGSTVKIIKVITDSGSGYGGGYGGGGWSSGSYGGSYAGGYGGQSGWWKTK